From Pseudomonas hormoni:
GCGACAGGAAGCCGATCGCCGGGTTGGCGTCGAACAGCTTGATGAAGCCCGCCGTGGTGGTGCAGATCAGCAGCCATACAGCGGGCAGCATGGTCACCCAGACGTAGCGTTGGCGTTTCATTTTGATCAGCACGACGGTGCCGAGCATCAGCGCGATACCGGCCAGCATCTGATTGGAGATACCGAACAGCGGCCACAAGGTGTTGATGCCGCCCAGCGGATCGATCACGCCCTGATACAGCAACCAGCCCCACATCGCCACACAACCGGCGGTGGCGATCAGGTTGGCGGTCCAGGATTCGGTGCGTTTCAGCGCCGGCACGAAGGAGCCGAGCAAATCCTGGAGCATGAAGCGTCCGGCACGGGTGCCGGCGTCTACTGCGGTCAGGATGAACAGCGCTTCGAACAGGATCGCGAAGTGGTACCAGAACGCCATGGTGTTTTCACCCGGCAACACACTGTGCAGGATTTGCGCGATACCGACCGCCAGGGTTGGCGCACCGCCGGCGCGAGCCAGAATGGTGGTTTCACCGATGTCCTTGGCCACCGCTTGCAGCGCTTCCGGGGTGATTGCAAAGCCCCAGCTGCTGACCGTTTGCGCCACAGCCATCACATCACCGCCAACGACAGCAGCAGGGCTGTTCATGGCGAAATACACGCCAGGCTCGATCACCGACGCGGCAACCATCGCCATGATGGCCACGAAGGATTCCATCAGCATGGCGCCGTAACCGATGTAACGGGCGTTGACCTCGTTATCCAGCAGTTTCGGCGTGGTGCCGGAGGAGATCAGCGCGTGGAAACCCGAGACCGCGCCACAGGCGATGGTGATGAACAGGAACGGGAACAGACCGCCCTTCCACACCGGGCCGGTGCCATCGACGAACTGGGTCAATGCCGGCATTTTCAGCTCTGGCATGGTGATCAGGATGCCGATCGCCAACGCGACGATGGTACCGATTTTCAGGAACGTGGAGAGGTAGTCACGCGGCGCCAGAATCAGCCAGACCGGTAACGAGGCGGCCACGAAACCGTAACCGACCAGCATCCAGGTAATCTGCACGCCGGTGAAACTGAACGCCTTGGCCCACACCGGATCGGCGGCAATCTGCCCGCCCAGCCAGATCGACCCAAGCAGCAGCAATACGCCGACCACGGAGATTTCGCCAATGCGGCCCGGGCGGATGTAGCGCATGTAGATGCCCATGAACATCGCGATCGGGATGGTCGCCATCACCGTGAAAATGCCCCACGGGCTTTCGGCCAGGGCCTTGACCACGATCAGCGCCAGCACCGCGAGGATGATGATCATGATCAGGAAGCAGCCAAACAGCGCGATGGTGCCGGGGATGCGGCCCATTTCTTCACGGACCATGTCACCGAGTGAACGGCCATTGCGGCGGGTGGACATGAACAGAACCATGAAGTCCTGAACCGCACCGGCCAGCACCACGCCGGCAATCAGCCACAGCGTGCCAGGCAAATAGCCCATCTGCGCCGCCAATACCGGACCGACCAGCGGCCCCGCGCCAGCGATGGCAGCGAAGTGGTGACCGAAGAGAATGTGTTTGTTGGTAGGGACGTAGTCCAGACCATCGTTGTTGAGCACGGCGGGGGTGGCCCGTCGCGAATCGAGTTGCATCACATTGTTAGCGATGAACAGACTGTAGTAACGGTACGCAACCAGATAAATGGCCACGGCAGCGACCACAATCCACAAGGCGTTGATCGCCTCGCCTCGGCGCAATGCCACTACGCCAAGGGCGCACGCTCCCACGATTGCCAGCAGCAGCCAGGGTAGGTGGCGTGCCAGGCTATTATTATTTTTCATTTTATGATTCCAGCCAGGGTGGACAAGAAAGACAGCCACCCCGAGTTTAGCTCTCCTGACGGCAAAGGCCATACCCCGACATTGGTCGAGACGCTTGTGCTGGCTGGCAGGCTTTGACAATGCGGGTCTATAGTCAGCGGACATTCAGAGGATTGCGCCATGAGCGAACACCCTGCCGATCGCCGCCGCTTCAAACGAATTGCGTTCGATGCCCGAACCGAGCTGAGCCAAGGGGAATTTATCTGGCCTGTGAAGCTGATCGACTTGTCCCTCAAGGGACTGCTGATCGAGAAGCCAGAGCCATGGCTGGGTAATCCAGACTGGCATTTCCTGGTTGATATTCATTTGAACGAAGACGTCGAGATCAAGATGGATGTGATGTTGACCCACGATGACCACGGCCAGCTCGGGTTCGTCTGCAAACACATCAGTCTGGAATCCATTGAACGCCTGCGGCGGTTGATTGAACTCAATCTGGGTGATCCGCAGGAGCTGGAGCGGGAGCTTGGCGCGCTTATAGAAGTGTGAACACCATTGTAGGAGCCGGCTTGCTGGCGAAGGCGGCCTTAAGAACAACGCTAGGCCCATCGCCAGCAAGCCGGCTCCTACAAAGGGATTTGGTTTATTCGAACAACGCGTCGAGTGCCTGTTCCAGACGGGTCACGGCAATAATCTGCAACCCCGGTGGCGCCTCCTTCGGCGCATTGCCTTTTGGCACGATGGCCCGTTTGAAGCCGTGCTTGGCGGCTTCTTTCAAACGCTCCTGACCGCTCGGCACCGGGCGCACCTCACCAGACAAACCGACTTCGCCGAACACCAGCAGATCATGGGGCAATGGCCGGTTACGTAAACTGGACATGACCGCCGCCATCAGCGCCAGGTCGGAAGCGGTTTCCAACACCTTCACGCCACCCACCACGTTGAGAAACACGTCCTGATCGTGTGTCGGAATGCCGCCGTGACGGTGCAGCACCGCCAGCAACATCGCCAGACGATTCTGATCCAGCCCCAGTGTGACCCGACGCGGGTTGGCCAGATGGCTGTCATCCACCAAAGCCTGAACCTCTACCAGCATCGGTCGAGTCCCTTCCCACGTCGCCATGACCACACTGCCCGGTACTTCTTCCTGAGCACGCGTCAGAAAAATCGCTGACGGATTGGAGACTTCCTTCAGACCCTTGTCGGTCATGCCGAACACGCCCAGTTCGTTGACCGCGCCGAAACGGTTTTTCACCGCCCGCAGCAAACGCAAGCGACCATCGGATTCGCCCTCGAAATACAGCACAGTGTCGACCATGTGCTCAAGCACTCGCGGCCCGGCCAATGCGCCCTCTTTCGTCACGTGGCCGACCAGGAAAATCGCCGTGCCGCTCTGCTTGGCGTAGCGCACCAGCAATGCCGCGCTCTCCCGAACCTGGGACACGCCGCCCGGTGCCGATTGCAGTTGTTCGGTGAAGATCGTTTGGATCGAGTCGATCACCATGACCTTGGGCTTTTCGACCCGGGCAGTGGCGATGATGGTTTCGATGCAGGTTTCGGTCATGACGCGCAGTTGATCCTGCGGTAATCCCAGACGCCGCGCGCGCATGGCCACCTGTTGCTGGGACTCTTCGCCGGTGACATACAGCGCCGGCATGCTTTTGGCGAGGTTGCACAAGGTTTGCAACAGGATGGTTGATTTGCCGATGCCGGGGTCACCGCCGATCAGCACCACCGAGCCATCCACCAGACCACCGCCCAAGACTCGATCAAGCTCACTGGAAGCGGTGGAAAAGCGTGGGATTTCTTCGACGCTGACTTCGGCCAGGGTCTTGATCTGCGCCTGTTGGCCGGTCCAGCCGGTGCGACCGCTGGGGGCCGCAGCACCGCCGCTTTCGACCATGGTTTCGGTCAAGGTATTCCAGGCCCCGCACTCGCCGCACTGGCCTGCCCACTTGGGGAACGTCGAGCCGCACTCGGTGCAGCCGTACATGCGTTTGGCCTTGGCCATCTGAACTCCCGGCAAAAAACGCGATGATAGCTCAGCTGGACTGGATCGGCGCGAAGCAGTTGCCCAATGAAACTTCAGCCGTAACTTATTCGATTGTCAGAAACGTAGCCTTCGAGTGACAGCCCTACAGAATCTGTACAACTTTGCGCATCGACAGTCCAATCCAGATCCGGATCGTATCAATCAATAAAAAACAAAAACTGTACAAACCTTTTATATCTCGACAGGAGAACGTACAACATAATACCCACAAGCAATAGCTCAACCTGGCACATCAACTTACTGGCGATTTAGTGGCATGCACAACTTATCCGAAAACACCCTATACAATCGAACTAACAATGTAAAATCCCTGCATCCATATTATTCCTTGCAACAAGCCAACATCAAATTCACTGCTCCCCTTTCAAACTTTCAAGCGCTCCTCACTTGCGATAGCCAGCAGTGAATGAGTGACGGGCAGAATGCGTTGGCGCCAATAGAGCATGCCCTCGAATGATGGGATAGTACGGAGAAATCGCGCAGGCATGATGGCGTTTTGTAAACTTTTTCCCGATGACCCGGTCGATTGCAGGCACGCTCTGTAAGCAGTTGTTTCGGGCGAGAAGCCTTTGACTGATTTACACTGCGCTACCAACCTCATCTGTAACAAGGAAATAACCTATGGGCGTGATAAATGAGTTCAAGGCCTTCGCGGTCAAGGGCAATGTGGTCGACATGGCCGTCGGCATCATCATCGGCGCCGCCTTCGGCAAGATCGTTTCGTCGTTTGTCGGCGACGTGGTGATGCCGCCAATCGGCCTGTTGATCGGTGGGGTGGATTTCAGTGACCTGGCCATTACGCTCAAGGCAGCCAATGGGGATATCCCCGCGGTGGTGCTGGCGTACGGCAAATTCATCCAGAGCATGATCGACTTCATCATCGTCGCGTTCGCGATCTTCATGGGCGTCAAAGCCATCAACCGCTTGAAGCGCGAAGAGGCTGTTGCGCCAACACTGCCGCCTGTTCCAACCAAGGAAGAAGAGTTGCTGGAGGAGATTCGCGATCTGCTGAAGGCCCAGAACAATCGGCCTGAGTGACGTGATGCATTCAAGAACGGCGCCTTTGGGGCGCCGTTTTTTTACCAGTAGTTTTCCACCGCTACGTGCCCGGGGCGACGGCTGAGGCTCAAATGCATGCCGCGCTGTTTAAGCAGTTTGCGCGTGTCATCGATCATCTGCGGGTTGCCGCAGAGCATGACCCGCGAATGCTCGGCCGTCAGTGCCACACCCGCCACCCGTTCAAGTTCCCCGTTGTCTATCAGCGTCGTGATCCGGCCATTCAAGGCGCCCGGATGCTCCTCGCGCGTGACGGTGGCGATGAACTGCAGCTTGTGTGCGTACTCGGCCAGATAGTCACGTTGCGCCAACCCCGAGATCAACTCCTGATAAGCCAACTCTCGGGCTTCACGCGCGCTGTAGACCAGGATGATTCTTTCGAATTTCTCCCAGACCTCGAAGTCCTGCAGGATCGACAAAAACGGCGCCACGCCCGTGCCTGTGGATAACAACCAGAGATCACGTCCGTCGGCAAAACGGTCAAGCGTCAGGTAACCAAAGGCCTGACGGTCGACCAGCAGGGTATCGCCCACGCCCAGCCGACTCAGCTCACTGGTGAACTCCCCCCCTGGCACCACAATGGAAAAGAACTCGAGGAACTCGTCATAAGGTGAGGAGACCATGGAATAGGCACGCCACACCGTGCTGCCATCGGCCTTGGTGACCCCCAGCCGGGCGAACTGCCCGGCACGAAAACGAAAGCCTGGATCCCGAGTCGTGCGCAGAGTGAACAGGTTCGGGGTCAATGGCTGGACGTCGAGCAGGGTCTGGCGTGTGAACTTTTCTGCGCTGGCGGTCATGGGGCGCTCCATTGAACAGGTGGCTCCAGTGTCCCGCAAAACATGCGAATTAAACACCGACGGTTTGTAATGCCTTTAATAAGGATCATCAAACAGCAAATTCTCACACTAAGTTTTTCACATTTTTTCTCATAACCATCCAGTTAAAACACTGAAAACCCGGACCATAGTATTTAGCTCGACATTCATTCTTTAATGCTTCGAGCTTTTTTATTAGAACTGGATACTTAGTTTTAATGCGCTAGCAAAGCCAAAAAATCTCACCCTGCATGTAGGATTCATCCTACACTCGTAGCGTGCTGGATCTCGGATCCAATTAGCACCCCAGAGAAGATTGGAAAATGGAGATACATGATGGAGCGGTGGAAGGAGTTTCAACTCACCCAATTGTCGAAAACGACGGATATAGAAAACGCCTACCGGGTTGCACTTGGATTTGCGAAAAATATCGGGTTTAAATTTTTTGCCTTTTCAACTACTTATCAAACGCAAAACAACCAGTTCAATACCATCCGGCACAACAATTACCCGCCCGACTGGAACCAGGAATATGAACGAAAGAATCTGCGTTCAATAGACCCGGTGGTAGCCCATTGCAATCACTCCATGTTGCCCATTCTATGGAGCGAAAACCTTTTCTCCAAGGCTCCTTCACTGTGGGAGGCCCTTGTAGCGCAAGGTTTGGAGCACGGCTGGTCACAATCGTTTCACGACGAAAAGAGTGGCTTGTGCAGCATTCTGAGCCTGGCCAGGAGCCACTCTCCAATCAGCGCATTGGAGGTGTATGAGAATGTTGGCTTTTCAGTGCTCATGTGCAGTCATCTCCATGGGTTGGTCGCACAATCGTTGCCCAAAAAACCGGCGAGACCGGCACCCCCGCATCTATCACCACGCGAAATTGCCGTATTGGAACTCGCAGCAACGGGCAAGACAGCAGAGGAAAGCGCCAGGATTCTTAACCTCAGTGCCCGTACCGTCCATTTCCACACGCAAAGCTGCATCGAGAAACTCGGGGTC
This genomic window contains:
- a CDS encoding ferredoxin--NADP reductase — protein: MTASAEKFTRQTLLDVQPLTPNLFTLRTTRDPGFRFRAGQFARLGVTKADGSTVWRAYSMVSSPYDEFLEFFSIVVPGGEFTSELSRLGVGDTLLVDRQAFGYLTLDRFADGRDLWLLSTGTGVAPFLSILQDFEVWEKFERIILVYSAREARELAYQELISGLAQRDYLAEYAHKLQFIATVTREEHPGALNGRITTLIDNGELERVAGVALTAEHSRVMLCGNPQMIDDTRKLLKQRGMHLSLSRRPGHVAVENYW
- the mscL gene encoding large-conductance mechanosensitive channel protein MscL, with protein sequence MGVINEFKAFAVKGNVVDMAVGIIIGAAFGKIVSSFVGDVVMPPIGLLIGGVDFSDLAITLKAANGDIPAVVLAYGKFIQSMIDFIIVAFAIFMGVKAINRLKREEAVAPTLPPVPTKEEELLEEIRDLLKAQNNRPE
- a CDS encoding carbon starvation CstA family protein: MKNNNSLARHLPWLLLAIVGACALGVVALRRGEAINALWIVVAAVAIYLVAYRYYSLFIANNVMQLDSRRATPAVLNNDGLDYVPTNKHILFGHHFAAIAGAGPLVGPVLAAQMGYLPGTLWLIAGVVLAGAVQDFMVLFMSTRRNGRSLGDMVREEMGRIPGTIALFGCFLIMIIILAVLALIVVKALAESPWGIFTVMATIPIAMFMGIYMRYIRPGRIGEISVVGVLLLLGSIWLGGQIAADPVWAKAFSFTGVQITWMLVGYGFVAASLPVWLILAPRDYLSTFLKIGTIVALAIGILITMPELKMPALTQFVDGTGPVWKGGLFPFLFITIACGAVSGFHALISSGTTPKLLDNEVNARYIGYGAMLMESFVAIMAMVAASVIEPGVYFAMNSPAAVVGGDVMAVAQTVSSWGFAITPEALQAVAKDIGETTILARAGGAPTLAVGIAQILHSVLPGENTMAFWYHFAILFEALFILTAVDAGTRAGRFMLQDLLGSFVPALKRTESWTANLIATAGCVAMWGWLLYQGVIDPLGGINTLWPLFGISNQMLAGIALMLGTVVLIKMKRQRYVWVTMLPAVWLLICTTTAGFIKLFDANPAIGFLSLAKKYSDALANGQILAPAKDITQMQHVIFNAYTNATLTALFLFVVFSILFYALKVGISAWGTKERTDKEAPFQALPDA
- the radA gene encoding DNA repair protein RadA, giving the protein MAKAKRMYGCTECGSTFPKWAGQCGECGAWNTLTETMVESGGAAAPSGRTGWTGQQAQIKTLAEVSVEEIPRFSTASSELDRVLGGGLVDGSVVLIGGDPGIGKSTILLQTLCNLAKSMPALYVTGEESQQQVAMRARRLGLPQDQLRVMTETCIETIIATARVEKPKVMVIDSIQTIFTEQLQSAPGGVSQVRESAALLVRYAKQSGTAIFLVGHVTKEGALAGPRVLEHMVDTVLYFEGESDGRLRLLRAVKNRFGAVNELGVFGMTDKGLKEVSNPSAIFLTRAQEEVPGSVVMATWEGTRPMLVEVQALVDDSHLANPRRVTLGLDQNRLAMLLAVLHRHGGIPTHDQDVFLNVVGGVKVLETASDLALMAAVMSSLRNRPLPHDLLVFGEVGLSGEVRPVPSGQERLKEAAKHGFKRAIVPKGNAPKEAPPGLQIIAVTRLEQALDALFE
- a CDS encoding PilZ domain-containing protein, which codes for MSEHPADRRRFKRIAFDARTELSQGEFIWPVKLIDLSLKGLLIEKPEPWLGNPDWHFLVDIHLNEDVEIKMDVMLTHDDHGQLGFVCKHISLESIERLRRLIELNLGDPQELERELGALIEV
- a CDS encoding helix-turn-helix transcriptional regulator, translated to MERWKEFQLTQLSKTTDIENAYRVALGFAKNIGFKFFAFSTTYQTQNNQFNTIRHNNYPPDWNQEYERKNLRSIDPVVAHCNHSMLPILWSENLFSKAPSLWEALVAQGLEHGWSQSFHDEKSGLCSILSLARSHSPISALEVYENVGFSVLMCSHLHGLVAQSLPKKPARPAPPHLSPREIAVLELAATGKTAEESARILNLSARTVHFHTQSCIEKLGVCNKISAIIAAIKAGYLDSASIR